In one Pseudarthrobacter oxydans genomic region, the following are encoded:
- a CDS encoding fumarylacetoacetate hydrolase family protein: MRIARIKTAEGARHAVERSGMWHHIVDPFEEPFSYTGHTTSGADAVFLAPVRPAVVLGIGHNRTLNDHPLPIQAWHKSVHTLANPGDPVVAVRDRGTVNVEGELAVVIGKQAKELTPGNALEHVLGYTCVNDVTNVDQGLVDERNFQGKAGVNYTPLGPWIETDIPDPDLVGIDVIVNGVAQANSGTSNLPSSVVECLVYVTSWLTLEPGDVLMTGAPGTAVAVLPGDQVDIVIEGIGTLTNKVA, from the coding sequence ATGCGCATCGCAAGAATCAAGACGGCAGAGGGAGCCCGGCACGCCGTGGAGCGGAGCGGGATGTGGCACCACATTGTTGATCCGTTCGAGGAACCCTTCAGCTACACAGGGCACACCACCTCCGGCGCAGATGCCGTGTTCCTCGCCCCGGTCCGGCCGGCTGTGGTGCTCGGCATCGGACACAACCGGACGCTGAACGACCATCCGCTGCCCATCCAGGCCTGGCATAAGTCTGTGCACACCCTCGCCAATCCCGGCGATCCGGTGGTCGCCGTCCGGGACCGCGGCACGGTCAACGTGGAAGGCGAACTCGCAGTGGTCATCGGGAAACAAGCGAAGGAGCTGACGCCCGGCAACGCCTTGGAGCATGTCCTCGGCTATACGTGCGTCAATGACGTGACCAACGTGGACCAGGGCCTGGTGGATGAACGGAACTTCCAGGGCAAGGCCGGCGTGAACTACACGCCCCTTGGCCCGTGGATCGAAACCGACATCCCGGATCCGGACCTTGTGGGAATCGACGTCATCGTCAACGGAGTGGCCCAGGCGAACTCCGGGACGTCCAACCTGCCCTCCTCAGTGGTGGAGTGCCTCGTCTACGTAACTTCCTGGCTGACGCTGGAACCCGGCGACGTGCTTATGACAGGGGCTCCCGGGACCGCAGTGGCAGTCCTGCCGGGCGATCAAGTGGACATCGTGATCGAGGGAATCGGCACCCTTACAAACAAGGTCGCCTGA